TCTCCCGGGCGAAGGTTGCCGCTTTCGGGTCGACCCGCAGGGCGAAAACAACGCCGCAGAAGGACCACAACCTCCTGACCCTGATTCAGGCCGAGCCGGATGTCATTACCATCTTCGGCAAAACCTGGGATTTTCATGTCCGGGAGGCCCTGCGTATCACCGAGGAGGAAAACCTGGAGCTCATCTACGACTCCCTGGCTTACCTCAAGGAGAATGTCGCCGAGGTCTTTTACGACGCGGAACATTTTTTCGACGGATACAAGGCCAACCCCGAATATGCTCTGAAAACCCTGCAGGCTGCCCAGGACGGAGGTGCCGACTGTATCGTTCTGTGCGACACCAACGGCGGAACCCTGCCTCAGGAGATCGCCCCGATCATGGCCGTGGTCAAACAGGCGGTGACGACACCGATAGGAATCCACACCCACAACGACAGCGGCTGTGCCGTGGCCAACTCCCTGGTTGCCGTGGATTGCGGAGCGGTGCAGGTTCAGGGAACCATCAACGGCTTCGGTGAGCGCTGCGGCAACGCCAATCTCTGTTCCATTATCCCCGGATTGCAGCTGAAGATGGGACGGGAGTGCCTCAGCGGGGAGCAGTTGGCCCGCCTTCGGGAGGTGTCCCGCTACATCTACGAGTTGGCCAATCTGGTCCCTAACAACCATCAGCCTTATGTAGGCAATTCCGCTTTCGCCCATAAGGGCGGAGTGCACGTGTCGGCCATCCAGCGGCACTGCGAAACCTATGAGCATATCCGGCCCGAACTGGTCGGCAATGTGACCCGGGTGCTGATTTCCGATCTGTCCGGGAAATCCAATATTCTGGCCAAGGCGCAGCAGTTCAACATCAACCTCGACAGCAAGGATCCCATCACCGTCGAAATCCTCGAAAAGATCAAGGACCTGGAAAACAAGGGTTACCAGTTCGAGGGCGCGGAAGCTTCCTTTGAACTGCTCATGCGGCGCGCCCTGGGAACTGTGCGGCCCTATTTTTCCGTTATCGGCTTCAGGGTTATCGATTCACGACGGCATGATGACGACAAGCCTCTGGCCGAGGCGACCATCCAGGTCAAGGTCGGAGGCAAGATCGAGCATACGGCCGCGGAGGGCAACGGTCCCGTCAATGCCCTGGACAATGCCCTGCGCAAAGCCCTGGAAAGCTTCTATCCTCAGATTCGTGACATGCGGCTGCTCGATTACAAGGTCAGGGTCCTGCCTTCGGGACGGGGCACCGCTTCCATCACCCGCGTGCTCATCGAATCGGGCGACCGGGACAAGCGCTGGGGCACGGTCGGAGTCAGCGACAACATCATTGATGCCTCCTATCAGGCCCTCGTCGATGCCCTGCAGTTCAAACTGATGAAGGAACAGGAACAAAAGGGGTCATGAAACGAAATCGGGGGATAAACCTTTTGGTTGGCATCCTCCTGGTCGTGACAGGCAGCCATCTGGGCCGGTCGGTCTTTTCCGCAAGGGAAGACCCTCCGGCCTTTCTTCATGCCGTTGAAGACCAAAACTGGGTCGCGCTCGGCTCCGGGTTTCCTCGTCCCGGCGTTCATCAATTTATTGACGGTCAGACTCCCCGGAGCGTCATTCAAATGTCGCTCGGCGGTTACAGCCTGCCATCGACCTATGACGAACGCCTCGACCGGCCGCTGGACAATGGGGAGGAACTCGATCTGATTGTGAAAGATATTGAAATTGTTGAGATTTTAAGGAAATGGATGCCTGCCTCTCAACGCATTGTATTGATGATCCCACTGCATCCGCGAAGCATGATCGGCGAAGATTGGATGGCACTGCCCGGGATCGGGCCCAAACTGGCTGAGAGAATTGAAGAATACCGCCAAAAAAATGGCGATTTTTCCTCTCTGGAGGACCTGGAAAAGGTCCGAGGCATCGGGGAGAAGCGGATTTCCGCCTGGGAAGAATTTTTTTAAAGTTTTTTACAAAGGGAAACCATTGAAATATAACGGTAAATTTTTGACAGAAATTTGCCGGAAGAATTTTCATTGCGAATGGCACGTCTTGTGTAATCCCTATAATCGTATTTCGAAACCAATTTTTCGTA
This portion of the Syntrophotaleaceae bacterium genome encodes:
- the cimA gene encoding citramalate synthase, giving the protein MNQIRLYDTTLRDGTQAEEISFLVQDKVRIAQKLDELGIHYIEGGWPGSNPKDIAFFKEIKKVRLSRAKVAAFGSTRRAKTTPQKDHNLLTLIQAEPDVITIFGKTWDFHVREALRITEEENLELIYDSLAYLKENVAEVFYDAEHFFDGYKANPEYALKTLQAAQDGGADCIVLCDTNGGTLPQEIAPIMAVVKQAVTTPIGIHTHNDSGCAVANSLVAVDCGAVQVQGTINGFGERCGNANLCSIIPGLQLKMGRECLSGEQLARLREVSRYIYELANLVPNNHQPYVGNSAFAHKGGVHVSAIQRHCETYEHIRPELVGNVTRVLISDLSGKSNILAKAQQFNINLDSKDPITVEILEKIKDLENKGYQFEGAEASFELLMRRALGTVRPYFSVIGFRVIDSRRHDDDKPLAEATIQVKVGGKIEHTAAEGNGPVNALDNALRKALESFYPQIRDMRLLDYKVRVLPSGRGTASITRVLIESGDRDKRWGTVGVSDNIIDASYQALVDALQFKLMKEQEQKGS
- a CDS encoding helix-hairpin-helix domain-containing protein, which codes for MKRNRGINLLVGILLVVTGSHLGRSVFSAREDPPAFLHAVEDQNWVALGSGFPRPGVHQFIDGQTPRSVIQMSLGGYSLPSTYDERLDRPLDNGEELDLIVKDIEIVEILRKWMPASQRIVLMIPLHPRSMIGEDWMALPGIGPKLAERIEEYRQKNGDFSSLEDLEKVRGIGEKRISAWEEFF